Below is a genomic region from Gadus chalcogrammus isolate NIFS_2021 chromosome 19, NIFS_Gcha_1.0, whole genome shotgun sequence.
ACATGCAATAGGTGTCATGGTGAGGAAATAAACGAGTTGCAAACCGGAGACGATCGCACGGATCATTCATTGCTTCACGCAGCTGCATAGTACAAACGTTTGGGAAACATCAACACAGCGGGTCAACAAGGTCAGCCAGGGGTCAAACCACACAGAGCATACGTATTGGATGTGGCTCCTATACTATCTATTGAATTCTCAGGAAGTTTCTCAGGAAGTTCTAAGCTTGTACCACAAAAAGGGGTGAAAAGTATTCATGCATACAATTTTTATTTCACCTCTTTgtacatacaaaaataaaacatatactTTTGCACCCCATCGCGCGTCATCGTTCACATTATATTACCACAGCGCGATCGTACCACCACGGTGTCACCTCAGGAGCTGGTGAGTGGCCATGTGCTTCTTCAGGTTCCCGTTCTGGGAGAAGTCCTTGCCGCACCGCGGGCAGCGGTGGGGCTTGACCCCGTTGTGGCTCAGCGTGTGGCGCTTGATGCAGCTGGCGGTGAAGAAGCGCTTGGGGCACAGCGCGCAGGGGAACGGCCGCTCCCCCGAGTGCAGGCGGCCGTGGACCGCCAGGTGGCTCTTGGTGTAGAAGCTCACGGGGCAGAGGGCGCAGCGGAACGCCCGCCCCCTCTGGTGCACCCGCTGGTGCTGGTAGTACCCCGACTTGCTGCCGAAGCGCCTCTCGCAGGGCAGGCAGCGGTAGCGCAGCGCGTGCAGCTCCAGGTGCGTCGTCAGCTGCTCGCGGAGGGGGAAGGTCTTGTCGCAGAGCGGGCACCGCGTCTCCTCGTCAGCCCCCCCCCGCGGGGCCCTCGGGGGCCCGTCCTCTCCCTCGGgccctgcggggggggggagggaagtcGGCATCTCCTCCCCGGCCACCCTCTCTCCAATACCCTCGCCCTCGGCAccttttctcctcttcctcgtctcaGCGGACGCGTGCACTTGCTGCAGCGCGTCGCCATTCCCATTCCTCCGTCCCCTCTTCCGGTGCCTTCCGTCCACAGCTCTACTCCGGCACTCGGGCGGCCCTCGGCCCCGTGAAGGCGCCTGTCCCACGCCAGGTTCTGTAGTGGGAGGTAGGTGGGGTGGTTGAGTGGCGGAGGCGTGGGGTGCTGGCGGTTTGGGGGGGTTGGGCTgtaggggggcggtgggggtgggagaggcACTGCTCTGGTGGAGGTGCGTCTTCGAGGCCGGCTGAGCCACGACGGGCCGCCGGCGAGGGGAGGACAGCCCgctgcctggggggggggggggagtagagcAGCCGAGAGTGAGGGGAGCATTCGTGACAGCGCATGTCAACGGATACTGCGAGCGAAGATATTGTACACATAGAAGAATATATTAAAACAGAGGAATGTACATCGTTGAGGGTTGGTGTGAGAAGCAcaagatcgtgtgtgtgtgtgtgtgtgtgtgtgtgtgtgtgtgtgtgtgtgtgtgtgtgtgtgtgtgtgtgtgtgtgtgtgtgtgtgtgtgtgtgtgtgtgtgtgtgtgtgtgtgtgtgtgtgtgtgtgtgtgtgtgatggttcaaGCTGTCTCATCTTGCCCGAGAGTGATTAGACTCAATGCCAGCCTGGGGGTCATTGAGTAATCGAAGCatacaggttaaaccagccatccgcACACACCTTTGGGGAGATCTCCCTTCCTCCATCAAACTACAAACTCAACGTCAACCCCTGTCCCTGGTCATCAGAGAGGACAGTACAGCCACGTAATGCGCCAAGGGAAGACTTATACAGTCATTCATAGATATATCATTTAATTACAGAAAAAGGTATCACAACAAAAAAAGTACAGGAACCCACAGGAAGAGACAGAAGGCGACAACAAGAAAGACAACAGACTTTAAAATAACTCATTC
It encodes:
- the LOC130372881 gene encoding zinc finger protein 768-like, with translation MARLSLPPKAPAVYLWEAQHGSDSDLVVIDEDSWDSSVGHTEEFLPTKASGSGLSSPRRRPVVAQPASKTHLHQSSASPTPTAPLQPNPPKPPAPHASATQPPHLPPTTEPGVGQAPSRGRGPPECRSRAVDGRHRKRGRRNGNGDALQQVHASAETRKRRKGAEGEGIGERVAGEEMPTSLPPPAGPEGEDGPPRAPRGGADEETRCPLCDKTFPLREQLTTHLELHALRYRCLPCERRFGSKSGYYQHQRVHQRGRAFRCALCPVSFYTKSHLAVHGRLHSGERPFPCALCPKRFFTASCIKRHTLSHNGVKPHRCPRCGKDFSQNGNLKKHMATHQLLR